Proteins encoded together in one Microcebus murinus isolate Inina chromosome 18, M.murinus_Inina_mat1.0, whole genome shotgun sequence window:
- the PEX12 gene encoding peroxisome assembly protein 12 has protein sequence MAEHGAHITTASVADDQPSIFEVVAQDSLMTAVRPALQHVVKVLAESNPAHYGFFWRWFDEIFTLLDLLLQQHYLSKTSASFSENFYGLKRIVTGDTHKFQRLASAGLPKKQLWKSIVFLVLLPYLKVKLEKLISSLREEDEYSIHPPSSHWKRFYRAFLAAYPFVNMAWEGWFLIQQLQYILGKAQHHSPLLRLAGVRLGRLTVQDIQALEHKQAEASIMQHPARSVNEKIKSALKKAVGGVALSLSTGLSVGVFFLQFLDWWYSSENQETIKSLTALPTPPPPVHLDYHSVSPLLPKMKTVCPLCRKTRVNDTVLATSGYVFCYRCVFNYVRSHQACPVTGYPTEVQHLIKLYSPEN, from the exons ATGGCTGAGCACGGGGCTCACATCACAACTGCTTCTGTGGCGGATGACCAGCCATCCATCTTTGAGGTGGTAGCACAGGACAGTTTAATGACAGCAGTGAGACCTGCTCTTCAGCATGTGGTCAAG GTTCTTGCAGAATCAAATCCTGCCCATTATGGCTTCTTTTGGAGGTGGTTTGATGAAATCTTTACTCTGTTAGATCTTCTGCTCCAGCAGCATTATCTGTCTAAAACCAGCGCCTCATTTTCTGAAAACTTTTATGGCTTAAAGAGGATTGTAACGGGGGACACTCACAAGTTTCAGAGATTGGCCAGTGCTGGTCTCCCAAAGAAGCAGCTTTGGAAATCAATTGTGTTCCTGGTTCTTCTTCCCTATCTGAAAGTGAAGCTGGAGAAGCTGATTTCTAGCCTGAGAGAAGAAGATGAATATTCTATTCATCCCCCTTCTTCCCACTGGAAACGATTTTACAGAGCCTTCCTGGCAGCCTACCCATTTGTTAACATGGCCTGGGAAGGCTGGTTTCTCATACAACAGCTACAGTACATCCTAGGAAAAGCTCAGCATCATTCACCACTGCTGAGGCTGGCTGGAGTTCGGCTAGGTCGACTGACAGTTCAGGATATACAAGCTCTGGAGCACAAACAAGCTGAAGCCAGCATAATGCAGCATCCAGCCAGGAG TGTTAATGAGAAGATAAAGTCAGCTCTGAAGAAAGCTGTGGGGGGCGTTGCCTTATCTCTTTCTACTGGCCTTTCTGTGGGTGTATTCTTCCTGCAGTTCCTTGACTGGTGGTACTCATCTGAAAATCAGGAAACCATCAAATCACTGACTGCCCTGCCTACTCCACCACCACCTGTACACCTAGACTACCACTCCGTTTCTCCCCTGTTACCCAAGATGAAGACTGTGTGTCCACTGTGCCGTAAAACCCGGGTGAACGATACTGTTCTTGCCACCTCTGGTTATGTGTTTTGTTATCGTTGTGTATTTAATTATGTGAGAAGTCACCAAGCTTGTCCCGTCACAGGTTATCCAACAGAAGTACAACATCTTATTAAACTGTACTCCCCTGAGAACTGA